The Malus domestica chromosome 10, GDT2T_hap1 genome contains a region encoding:
- the LOC103412088 gene encoding NADH dehydrogenase [ubiquinone] 1 beta subcomplex subunit 9-like, with product MSGVSTAAYVARRAAQKEKVRILYRRALRDTLNWAVHRHLFYPDADALRERFETNKHVEDPDTIDRLIANAEATYNKWRHPDPYIVPWAPGGSKFHRNPTPPAGIEIVYDYGKEDND from the exons atgagcggAGTGTCAACAGCAGCGTACGTAGCTCGTCGAGCAGCTCAGAAGGAGAAGGTTCGGATCCTCTACAGGCGAGCCCTCAGAGACACTCTCAACTGGGCCGTTCACCGCCACCTCTTCTACCCAGAT gctGATGCCCTCCGCGAGAGGTTCGAAACCAACAAGCATGTG GAAGATCCTGACACCATTGATAGACTCATAGCGAATGCCGAAGCCACTTACAATAAGTGGCGCCATCCCGATCCTTACATTG TTCCTTGGGCCCCCGGTGGTTCTAAGTTTCACCGAAATCCTACTCCACCTGCTGGG ATTGAGATAGTATACGACTATGGAAAAGAGGATAACGACTAA
- the LOC139188538 gene encoding uncharacterized protein — protein sequence MANLAKLDFVALDITMKNYLTWVVDTKIHLEAGNLGETIREESSASSQDQAKTMIFICRHLDEGLKSEISSQMKLCEETITEEDMLEKTFSTFHASNVLLQQQYMERGFIKYNQLISVLLVAEQNNELLMKNHQS from the exons atggcgaacttggcaaagcttgattttgttgcctTGGACATTACTATGAAGAACTACCTTACCTGGGTagtggataccaagatccatctggaggCAGGAAATCTTGGAGAAACCATTAGGGAGGAAAGCAGTGCATCCTCTCAAGATCAGGCGAAGACCATGATCTTTATTTGTCGCCACCTTGATGAAGGACTAAAGAGCGA AATTAGCTCCCAGATGAAGCTCTGTGAGGAAACCATCACTGAGGAAGATatgctggaaaagactttcagcacctttcatgcctccaacGTGCTCCTGCAGCAGCAGTATATGGAGCGAGGCTTCATTAAATACAACCAGTTGATATCTGTGCTCCTAGTAGCTGAACAAAATAATGAActcttgatgaagaatcatcagtcCTGA
- the LOC103445161 gene encoding kinesin-like protein KIN-7E — protein sequence MGAIGGEEVVKWEKMQGASAREEKILVLVRLRPLSEKEVAANEVADWECINDTTILYRNTLREGSTFPTAYTFDKVFRGDCSTRQVYDEGAQQIALSVVNGINSSIFAYGQTSSGKTYTMNGITEFTVAEIFDYIHAHEERAFVVKFSAIEIYNEAVRDLLSTDNTPLRLLDDPERGTIIEKITEETLRDWSHLKELLSTCEAQRQIGETALNEKSSRSHQIIRLAIESSAREFLGKGNSTTLAASVNFVDLAGSERAAQALSAGMRLKEGCHINRSLLTLSTVIRKLSKGRNGHVNYRDSKLTRILQPALGGNARTAIICTLSPARSHVEQTRNTLLFACCAKEVTTKAQVNVVMSDKALVKHLQKELARLESELRTPGPPSSTCDYPALLRKKDLQIEKMDKEIRELKKQRDLAESRVKDLLRMVGKDNDSRQPSDNLNPKWNAGDVSDDEGSVSSSVADPHYMNGVRKFSNPHFDDRDGDESSPEEVYGQINEKFRSDSCQSLEYPAGGTAEDTDEYCKEVRCIEMEESSTDNNSGSLALSTVESEVTSGDTSVAGQEMISTPVNADREGSQMLSGFTYGTLEQRLRDVQMTIDSLGNPYPEKQSRSLKLTRSWSCRENLIAGSSSPDKSERTPPNWFEKSFPGRPEGFSGRKVPLLHYDSNARLSRNDSQSSLGSAVDELGGQTADEDITSVRTFVTGLKKMAKNLENDRQLVNSQDQETGEKFEKKVKDVGVDPMLELSETSDWPLEFERQQRAIFELWQTCHISVVHRTYFFLLFKGDPTDSIYMEVELRRLSFLEETFSRGDQAVENGQALTLASSMKAIGRERVMLSKLMQKRFSAEERKRLFQQWGIALDSKRRRLQLANCLWSNTNNMNHITESAAIVAKLVMFVEQGQALKGMFGLSFTPPKARRRSFGWKNSMASLI from the exons ATGGGGGCAATTGGTGGGGAAGAGGTAGTGAAGTGGGAGAAGATGCAAGGAGCAAGTGCTCGCGAAGAGAAGATTCTGGTTTTGGTGAGGTTGAGGCCTCTGAGTGAGAAGGAGGTTGCAGCAAATGAAGTAGCAGATTGGGAATGCATCAACGACACAACCATCTTATACCGAAACACGCTGCGGGAAGGGTCTACATTTCCAACTGCCTATACATTTG ACAAAGTATTTCGGGGTGATTGCTCTACAAGGCAGGTTTATGATGAAGGAGCCCAACAAATTGCTCTTTCAGTTGTCAATGGTATCAACT CAAGTATTTTCGCATATGGTCAAACAAGCAGTGGGAAAACGTACACCATGAATGGTATAACAGAGTTTACAGTAGCAGAAATATTTGACTATATACATGCG CATGAGGAACGAGCTTTTGTTGTTAAGTTTTCAGCAATTGAGATATACAATGAAGCTGTTAGAGACCTCCTAAGCACAGATAATACTCCACTTAGGCTGCTAGATGATCCTGAG CGGGGAACCATAATAGAGAAAATCACAGAGGAAACTCTGAGGGACTGGAGCCATTTAAAGGAACTCCTTTCTACTTGCGAAG CTCAAAGACAGATAGGGGAGACCGCATTAAACGAAAAAAGCTCTAGATCACATCAAATTATTAGATTG GCAATTGAAAGTTctgctcgtgagttcctaggCAAGGGCAATTCAACCACCCTTGCAGCTAGCGTG AACTTTGTGGACTTGGCAGGGAGCGAGCGTGCAGCCCAGGCATTATCAGCTGGGATGAGATTAAAAGAAGGCTGCCACATTAATCGCAGTTTACTAACTCTTAGCACTGTTATTCGCAAGCTAAG TAAAGGAAGGAATGGCCACGTCAATTACAGAGATTCAAAGCTAACACGCATACTGCAGCCTGCCTTGGGTGGTAATGCTAGAACAGCCATCATTTGCACTTTGAGCCCTGCACGAAGCCATGTTGAGCAAACAAGAAACACTCTTTTGTTTGCTTGTTGTGCAAAAGAAGTGACTACAAAAGCACAGGTCAATGTAGTCATGTCAGATAAGGCCCTGGTTAAACATTTACAGAAAGAGCTGGCTAGATTGGAGAGTGAGTTGAGGACACCTGGACCTCCTTCGTCAACTTGTGATTACCCAGCGTTGCTTAGAAAGAAAGATCTTCAGATTGAAAAG ATGGACAAGGAAATTAGAGAGCTGAAAAAGCAACGTGATCTTGCTGAATCACGAGTGAAGGATTTACTGCGGATGGTTGGAAAGGATAACGATTCCAGACAA ccttcaGATAACCTTAATCCTAAATGGAATGCCGGGGATGTGTCAGATGATGAAGGCTCAGTATCATCAAGTGTGGCTGATCCTCATTATATGAATGGCGTCAGAAAATTCAGCAATCCTCATTTTGATGACAGAGACGGTGATGAGAGCAGTCCCGAGGAGGTATACGGACAGATTAATGAGAAGTTTAGATCTGATTCATGCCAGAGTCTAGAGTATCCCGCAGGTGGGACTGCAGAAGATACTGATGAATACTGCAAAGAAGTCCGCTGTATTGAGATGGAAGAGTCAAGCACAGACAATAATTCTGGATCCCTTGCTTTATCTACTGTTGAAAGTGAAGTAACATCTGGGGATACAAGTGTAGCAGGTCAAGAAATGATATCAACCCCAGTGAATGCAGATAGAGAAGGGAGTCAGATGCTAAGTGGTTTTACATATGGCACGTTGGAACAGAGACTACGTGATGTACAGATGACCATTGATTCTCTTGGTAATCCTTACCCTGAAAAACAATCTAGAAGCTTAAAGTTAACTAGGAGCTGGAGTTGTAGAGAAAATCTCATTGCCGGCTCATCTTCTCCGGATAAATCAGAGAGAACCCCACCTAATTGGTTTGAGAAAAGCTTTCCTGGGAGACCAGAAGGTTTTAGTGGGAGGAAGGTGCCCCTATTACATTATGATTCCAACGCAAGGTTGTCAAGAAATGATTCTCAATCTTCCCTTGGGAGTGCCGTGGATGAGTTAGGAGGACAGACTGCAGATGAGGATATTACCAGTGTTCGTACTTTTGTCACGGGACTAAAGAAAATGGCCAAAAATCTTGAGAATGACAGACAACTGGTCAACAGTCAG GACCAAGAGACGGGGGAAAAGTTTGAAAAGAAAGTGAAAGATGTAGGAGTAGATCCAATGCTGGAATTATCAGAAACTTCTGATTGGCCACTGGAATTTGAGAGACAGCAGAGGGCCATATTTGAACTTTGGCAAACTTGCCATATATCAGTGGTCCATCGAACCTACTTTTTCTTGCTCTTCAAAGGTGATCCAACAGATTCCATTTACATGGAGGTAGAACTTAGGAGACTATCTTTCCTCGAGGAAACTTTTTCCCGTGGAGATCAAGCTGTTGAAAATGGTCAGGCGCTCACACTCGCTTCAAG CATGAAAGCTATTGGTCGTGAGAGAGTAATGCTAAGCAAGCTGATGCAGAAAAGGTTTTCggcagaagagagaaagagactcTTCCAGCAGTGGGGTATTGCACTGGATTCAAAGCGCAGGAGGCTGCAGCTGGCCAACTGCTTGTGGAGTAACACAAATAATATGAACCACATTACAGAGAGCGCCGCCATTGTTGCAAAGCTGGTGATGTTCGTAGAGCAGGGGCAGGCCCTCAAGGGAATGTTCGGGCTTAGTTTTACACCCCCAAAAGCACGGCGTAGATcctttggatggaaaaatagcaTGGCATCCCTTATATAA